In Acidovorax sp. 106, the following proteins share a genomic window:
- a CDS encoding TonB-dependent siderophore receptor, giving the protein MTTFTTHRPTLTAVAQATLALLCACTAQAHAQTQSTPAPAADKALPSVTVNATPESGETATGPVTGFVATRALSATKTDTPLLETPQAISVITRDEMEAQGAQTLRQATAYTTGVVSNYFDSRQDTFSARGNDLSQYLDGLLRQTGYWNDTRPDPYTLERVEVLRGPSSVLYGKGTVGGVLALTTKKPLAETQREVQIELGSHSRKQIAADLTGAIDKDGEWLYRLVAVGRDSDTQVDYVKDDRVVIAPSLTWKPNAATSLTLQATHQRDKSGSLIGFFPWQGTVLPNTYGQIPTSRFNGEPGWDAYNASSDAIGYQFSHQLSDAWTLRQNLRRTVSDVDYRTLWTSFSPRPVFTADNRTVQRDANWHLGNVRMLLVDTQLQGKQQWGSTEHNLLMGMDVQRVRSGVSDWYQTDAADLDLYNPVYGNFTPPTAADLTQHPGVSERQLGFYAQDQIRWNAWTFTLGLRHDKARSATDGSPEAASEDKAWSKRAGATYQLGNGWAPYVSYAESFLPLGGVDFYGKPYKPTRGKQWEAGVKWQPPGQGISAYAAAYQLRETNRKTTDPANPMNSLQVGEAKVRGLEAEVKASLARHWDVSLGYAYTDARISRSNDGDQGQRLESVPKHTASAWLSHRFAAEGRGGWTVGAGVRYTGSQSSSSGSYAIGTPAATIADAMLGYDAGDWRVAFNVVNLTDKVQITQCLARGDCFYGQARTYTLTSTYRF; this is encoded by the coding sequence ATGACCACATTCACCACCCATCGGCCCACTTTGACTGCCGTGGCGCAAGCCACCTTGGCGCTGCTGTGCGCCTGCACTGCCCAGGCGCATGCTCAGACGCAAAGCACACCAGCTCCTGCCGCTGACAAAGCCCTGCCCTCCGTCACCGTCAACGCCACACCCGAAAGCGGCGAAACCGCCACCGGCCCCGTCACCGGCTTTGTGGCCACGCGCGCCTTGAGTGCCACCAAGACCGACACACCACTGCTCGAAACCCCGCAGGCCATCAGCGTGATCACGCGCGACGAGATGGAGGCGCAAGGCGCGCAAACGCTGCGCCAGGCCACGGCATACACCACCGGGGTCGTGTCCAACTATTTCGACAGCCGCCAGGACACGTTCTCGGCACGGGGCAACGACCTGTCGCAATACCTGGACGGGCTGCTGCGCCAGACCGGCTACTGGAACGACACCCGCCCCGACCCCTACACGCTGGAGCGGGTCGAGGTGCTGCGCGGGCCATCGTCTGTGCTGTACGGCAAGGGCACCGTGGGCGGCGTGCTAGCGCTGACCACCAAAAAACCTCTGGCTGAAACGCAACGCGAGGTGCAAATCGAACTGGGCAGCCACAGCCGCAAGCAAATCGCGGCCGACCTGACAGGAGCCATCGACAAGGATGGTGAGTGGCTCTATCGCCTGGTGGCGGTGGGGCGCGACAGCGACACCCAGGTGGACTATGTCAAGGACGACCGGGTGGTGATTGCCCCGTCGCTGACCTGGAAGCCCAACGCCGCCACATCGCTCACGTTGCAAGCCACCCACCAGCGCGACAAGAGCGGTTCGCTCATCGGCTTCTTTCCATGGCAAGGCACGGTGCTGCCCAACACCTACGGCCAGATTCCGACGTCCCGCTTCAATGGCGAACCAGGCTGGGATGCCTACAACGCCAGCAGCGACGCCATTGGCTACCAGTTCAGCCACCAACTGAGCGACGCCTGGACGCTGCGCCAGAACCTGCGCCGCACGGTCAGCGATGTGGACTACAGGACACTTTGGACCAGCTTTTCGCCGCGCCCCGTGTTCACGGCAGACAACCGTACCGTCCAGCGCGATGCCAACTGGCATTTGGGCAACGTGCGCATGCTGCTGGTAGACACCCAGTTGCAAGGCAAGCAGCAGTGGGGCAGCACAGAGCACAACCTCCTGATGGGCATGGACGTACAACGCGTGCGCTCGGGCGTGTCGGACTGGTACCAGACAGACGCTGCGGACCTGGACCTCTACAACCCCGTCTATGGCAACTTCACCCCGCCCACTGCCGCAGACCTGACACAGCATCCCGGTGTGAGCGAGCGCCAGCTGGGTTTCTATGCCCAAGACCAGATCCGCTGGAACGCCTGGACCTTCACGCTGGGACTGCGCCACGACAAGGCCCGCTCTGCCACCGACGGCAGCCCCGAGGCAGCGTCCGAAGACAAGGCCTGGAGCAAACGCGCGGGTGCCACCTACCAGCTGGGTAACGGCTGGGCGCCGTACGTGAGTTATGCAGAGTCGTTCCTTCCGCTGGGCGGCGTTGACTTTTACGGCAAGCCCTACAAACCCACGCGCGGCAAGCAGTGGGAGGCGGGCGTGAAATGGCAACCCCCAGGCCAGGGCATCAGCGCCTACGCAGCCGCATACCAACTGCGCGAGACCAACCGCAAAACCACCGACCCCGCCAACCCCATGAACAGCCTGCAAGTGGGCGAAGCCAAGGTGCGCGGCCTGGAGGCCGAAGTGAAAGCCAGCCTGGCCCGTCATTGGGACGTGAGTCTGGGCTACGCGTACACCGACGCCCGCATCTCGCGCAGCAACGACGGAGATCAGGGCCAGCGGCTGGAGAGCGTGCCAAAACACACCGCATCGGCCTGGCTGAGCCACCGCTTTGCCGCCGAAGGCCGTGGCGGCTGGACGGTGGGGGCAGGCGTGCGCTACACCGGATCGCAGTCGAGCAGTAGCGGCAGCTATGCGATTGGCACACCAGCAGCCACCATCGCAGACGCCATGCTGGGCTACGACGCAGGCGACTGGCGCGTGGCATTCAACGTGGTGAATCTGACGGACAAGGTGCAAATCACCCAGTGCCTGGCGCGCGGGGACTGCTTCTATGGGCAGGCGCGGACGTACACGCTGACGTCGACGTACCGCTTCTGA
- a CDS encoding HPF/RaiA family ribosome-associated protein, producing the protein MQILFKSRHPEAALMRETVERRVRFALRRLNALVPRADVQLVDVNGPRGGLDKRCQIALRTDGAGEVVVSSVAGDWRTALDEALDRAVRHVLKAWRRAAPVRRPRTRPVALEG; encoded by the coding sequence ATGCAGATACTTTTCAAGTCCCGTCATCCTGAAGCCGCTTTGATGCGAGAAACCGTGGAGCGCCGTGTACGGTTTGCACTGCGGCGTTTGAATGCCCTGGTGCCCCGGGCGGATGTGCAACTGGTCGATGTGAACGGCCCACGCGGCGGGCTGGACAAACGCTGCCAGATTGCCTTGCGCACCGATGGCGCGGGCGAGGTGGTGGTGTCGTCCGTGGCCGGGGATTGGCGCACCGCGCTGGACGAAGCCCTGGACCGGGCGGTGCGGCATGTGCTCAAGGCGTGGCGCCGTGCAGCGCCAGTGCGTCGGCCACGCACCCGGCCTGTGGCTCTGGAGGGGTGA
- a CDS encoding tannase/feruloyl esterase family alpha/beta hydrolase: MNSPTFHASALRSQGRALLARNAAGTALAVVAALALSACGGSDGTPSPSSRPLAEACPTYRPAALPGGAKVTATEVRKSNGSLPDVCIVRGEIVSSADSTIHWAVELPSGSLWNGKTLTIGGGGFDGFIPTDDVFYQQLVGPSANPYVKISSDSGHGPAGFSWGSSDAALRNHAFEANHLVLEVGTAMATDFYGKRPVRRYHMGHSNGGRSALAATQRYPKDYDGVIAMEPAISQQAHQVNLGPTVLKHIFSKPENWLSAEKIALYAKAETAACDALDGLKDGIIGNVQACNYVPTDLLCTGADNDTCLTAGQIESIRLIYANHDTPVTLSRGARGYPRYGRGGASTSDWKDYMFGNSFAARDSFNFMAAQEAARLVEGNPKLSLLDHDPTRFPSQYLRLAEMIDSTNPDISAFADNGGKLLIWYGLADACVSVYRTADYFESMKQQVGATKARGFARMLTSPSVGHNLDGAGTDPLSIDLLTALDNWVEKQTAPDKLVASKFAAGSKTPLLQRPVCEFPQFPRYNGTGDQAKAESFSCSAT; encoded by the coding sequence ATGAATTCCCCCACCTTTCACGCGTCTGCGTTGCGCTCGCAGGGCAGGGCCTTGCTGGCCCGCAACGCCGCGGGCACAGCGCTGGCTGTTGTGGCCGCGCTGGCCTTGAGCGCCTGCGGCGGCAGCGACGGCACGCCATCGCCGTCTTCCCGCCCTCTGGCCGAGGCCTGCCCCACCTACCGCCCGGCTGCATTGCCCGGCGGTGCCAAGGTCACGGCGACCGAGGTCCGTAAATCCAACGGCAGCCTGCCAGACGTGTGCATCGTGCGTGGCGAAATCGTCTCGTCGGCCGATTCCACCATCCACTGGGCGGTGGAGCTGCCCAGCGGCAGCCTGTGGAATGGCAAAACGCTCACCATTGGGGGCGGCGGGTTCGATGGCTTCATCCCCACGGACGATGTGTTCTACCAACAGCTCGTGGGCCCATCGGCCAACCCTTACGTCAAGATCAGCTCGGACTCGGGGCATGGGCCAGCAGGCTTCTCATGGGGCTCTAGCGACGCAGCGCTGCGCAACCATGCGTTTGAGGCCAACCATCTGGTGCTGGAAGTGGGCACTGCGATGGCGACCGACTTCTACGGAAAACGGCCTGTGCGCCGCTACCACATGGGGCATTCCAACGGTGGCCGATCGGCCCTGGCCGCTACCCAGCGCTACCCCAAGGATTACGACGGTGTGATCGCCATGGAGCCCGCCATCAGCCAGCAGGCGCACCAGGTCAACCTGGGGCCTACGGTGCTCAAGCACATCTTCTCCAAACCCGAGAACTGGCTGAGCGCTGAGAAGATTGCCCTGTATGCCAAGGCTGAGACGGCAGCCTGTGATGCACTCGATGGCCTCAAGGACGGCATCATTGGCAACGTGCAGGCCTGCAACTATGTGCCCACCGACTTGCTGTGTACCGGTGCTGACAACGACACCTGCCTGACGGCAGGGCAGATCGAATCCATCCGCTTGATCTATGCCAACCACGACACGCCCGTCACGCTGTCGCGCGGCGCACGAGGCTACCCCCGTTATGGGCGGGGTGGTGCCTCCACGTCAGACTGGAAGGACTACATGTTCGGCAACAGCTTTGCTGCGCGGGATTCGTTCAACTTCATGGCAGCGCAAGAGGCCGCGCGCCTGGTGGAGGGCAACCCCAAGCTCAGCCTGCTCGACCATGACCCGACCCGCTTCCCATCGCAGTACCTGCGGCTGGCCGAGATGATCGATTCGACCAACCCCGATATCTCTGCCTTCGCGGACAACGGCGGCAAGCTGCTCATCTGGTACGGCCTGGCCGATGCTTGCGTGTCGGTGTACCGCACAGCCGACTATTTTGAGTCGATGAAGCAACAGGTGGGCGCCACCAAGGCGCGGGGCTTTGCCCGCATGCTGACCTCGCCATCCGTGGGGCACAACCTGGATGGTGCAGGCACCGACCCGCTCTCCATCGACCTGCTGACGGCGCTGGACAACTGGGTGGAAAAGCAGACCGCGCCCGACAAGCTCGTGGCATCCAAGTTTGCTGCAGGTAGCAAAACACCGTTGCTGCAGCGCCCTGTGTGCGAGTTCCCGCAGTTCCCGCGCTACAACGGAACGGGCGACCAGGCCAAGGCAGAGAGCTTTAGCTGCTCTGCCACCTGA
- a CDS encoding TonB-dependent siderophore receptor, with product MNHTAHLARRPARTAVAHATFLLLCACAAQAQTSTAAPASAIATDKALPSVTVNAAPDGGETATSPVTGFVAKRALSATKTDTPLLETPQAISVITRDQMEAQGVQTLRQATAYTAGAVSNYFDSRVDSFKARGSDVTQYQDGLLRVYGTYNTSRPDPYTLERVEFLRGPTSVLYGQGSVGGVLNLSSKRPQAEPLREVQVQLGNYSRKQIATDLTGALDQEGQWLYRLVAIGRDSGSQVNHVDDDRVVLMPSLTWKPNAATSLTLQGLHQKDKSGSLIGFFPWQGTQLPNRYGQIPTNTFISEPGWDAYDTTNNSWGYLFSHQFNSDWTLRQNLRRTVSEVDYRTIYTSFTANAATGRPARPVFNSDGRTLVRDAVWQFNTGRMLLIDTQLEGKLKAGSTEHNLLTGIDIQRNHTGQQSWRSVAPAIDVYNPVYGNFTPPTASQLGHQPNVVQKQLGFYAQDQIQWGRWTATLGLRHDSAQTDTEGRPAAAVDDKVWTKRAGVTYQMDGGWAPYAGYSESFQPLGGVDVYGTAYKPQRGEQWEAGVKWQPPGQGISAFAAVYTLREKNRKTTDPSNPLNSLQIGEVKVNGFETEVQASLARQWDFTLAYAYTDAKIGRSNAGDQGQPVASVPKHTASAWLSHRFAAEGRGGWTVGAGVRYTGSQWSGTTAVSTPAATIADAMVAYDAGDWRVAFNVVNLADKVQITQCLARGDCFYGQARTYTLTSTYRF from the coding sequence ATGAACCACACAGCCCATCTCGCACGGCGGCCTGCACGCACGGCCGTGGCGCACGCTACCTTCTTGCTGCTGTGCGCCTGTGCCGCACAAGCACAAACCTCCACGGCTGCCCCCGCATCGGCCATTGCCACCGACAAAGCACTGCCCTCCGTCACCGTCAACGCCGCACCCGACGGTGGCGAAACCGCCACCAGCCCCGTCACCGGCTTTGTGGCCAAGCGCGCATTGAGCGCCACCAAAACCGACACGCCCTTGCTGGAGACCCCGCAGGCCATCAGCGTGATCACACGCGACCAGATGGAAGCCCAGGGCGTGCAGACCTTGCGCCAAGCCACCGCGTACACCGCCGGGGCAGTGTCGAATTACTTTGATAGCCGGGTGGACAGCTTCAAGGCACGGGGCAGCGACGTGACGCAGTACCAGGACGGGCTGCTGCGCGTCTACGGCACCTACAACACCAGCCGGCCCGATCCCTACACGCTGGAGCGGGTGGAGTTTTTGCGCGGCCCCACCTCGGTGTTGTATGGGCAGGGCAGCGTGGGCGGGGTGCTCAACCTCAGCAGCAAGCGGCCCCAGGCCGAGCCATTGCGCGAAGTGCAAGTGCAGCTGGGCAACTACAGCCGCAAGCAGATCGCTACCGACCTCACGGGCGCGCTGGACCAGGAGGGCCAGTGGCTCTACCGTCTGGTGGCCATCGGCCGCGACAGTGGCAGCCAGGTCAACCATGTGGACGATGACCGCGTGGTGCTGATGCCCTCACTCACCTGGAAGCCCAACGCCGCCACCTCGCTCACGCTGCAAGGCTTGCACCAAAAGGACAAGAGTGGCTCGCTGATCGGTTTCTTCCCCTGGCAAGGTACGCAACTGCCCAACCGCTATGGGCAGATCCCCACCAACACCTTTATCAGCGAACCGGGCTGGGACGCTTACGACACCACCAACAACTCCTGGGGCTACCTCTTCAGCCACCAGTTCAACAGCGACTGGACCCTGCGCCAGAACCTGCGTCGCACCGTGAGCGAAGTGGACTACCGCACCATCTACACCAGCTTCACCGCCAACGCGGCCACTGGCCGCCCCGCACGTCCCGTCTTCAACAGCGATGGTCGCACCCTGGTGCGCGATGCGGTCTGGCAGTTCAATACCGGCCGCATGCTGCTGATCGACACGCAGTTGGAAGGCAAGCTCAAGGCAGGCAGCACCGAGCACAACCTGCTCACCGGCATCGACATCCAGCGCAACCACACTGGGCAACAGTCCTGGCGCTCGGTAGCCCCCGCCATCGACGTCTACAACCCCGTGTACGGCAACTTCACACCGCCCACAGCATCGCAGCTGGGGCATCAACCCAATGTGGTTCAAAAGCAGCTGGGCTTTTACGCGCAAGACCAGATCCAATGGGGCCGCTGGACGGCCACGCTGGGCCTGCGCCACGACAGCGCCCAGACCGACACCGAAGGCCGCCCAGCGGCAGCTGTGGACGACAAGGTGTGGACCAAGCGCGCGGGCGTTACCTACCAGATGGATGGCGGCTGGGCACCCTATGCGGGCTACTCCGAATCCTTCCAACCCCTGGGCGGCGTTGACGTGTACGGCACGGCCTACAAGCCCCAACGCGGCGAGCAGTGGGAGGCTGGCGTGAAGTGGCAGCCGCCGGGCCAGGGCATCAGCGCCTTTGCCGCCGTGTACACCCTGCGCGAGAAAAACCGCAAGACCACCGACCCCAGCAACCCGCTCAACAGCCTGCAGATTGGCGAGGTGAAGGTCAACGGGTTTGAAACCGAAGTGCAGGCCAGCCTGGCACGCCAGTGGGACTTCACCCTGGCCTACGCCTACACCGACGCCAAAATCGGCCGCAGCAACGCAGGCGACCAGGGCCAACCCGTGGCCAGTGTGCCCAAACACACCGCTTCGGCCTGGCTGAGCCACCGCTTTGCCGCCGAAGGTCGCGGTGGCTGGACGGTGGGCGCAGGCGTGCGCTACACCGGCTCGCAGTGGAGCGGCACCACCGCCGTCAGTACCCCGGCAGCCACCATTGCAGACGCCATGGTTGCTTACGACGCTGGCGACTGGCGTGTGGCCTTCAATGTGGTGAACCTGGCGGACAAGGTGCAAATCACCCAGTGCCTGGCACGCGGTGACTGCTTCTATGGGCAGGCGCGCACGTACACGCTGACTTCGACCTATCGGTTCTGA
- a CDS encoding TerB family tellurite resistance protein, whose translation MRSYPHNSPQAAARIVALLLIADGHVSRAEMDALYGRDIERELGLPPGDFAQVLHTLCEDLLMGMRDRRLLTDSIDDTALAALLAEVTDAPLRHKVLYFADAAATADRHVAPAEAWVMGAALQQWHLEEVAAQG comes from the coding sequence ATGCGCAGCTACCCCCACAACAGTCCCCAGGCAGCCGCCCGCATCGTGGCGCTTCTGCTAATTGCCGACGGCCACGTCAGCCGCGCTGAGATGGATGCGCTGTACGGACGCGACATTGAGCGCGAACTGGGGCTGCCGCCAGGCGACTTTGCCCAGGTGCTGCACACCCTGTGCGAGGACTTGCTGATGGGCATGCGCGACCGGCGCCTGCTCACCGATAGCATCGACGACACCGCACTGGCCGCACTGCTGGCCGAAGTGACCGATGCCCCACTGCGCCACAAGGTGCTGTACTTTGCCGATGCCGCCGCCACGGCAGACCGCCACGTAGCCCCCGCCGAGGCGTGGGTGATGGGCGCCGCGCTGCAGCAGTGGCATCTGGAAGAAGTGGCGGCGCAGGGCTAG
- a CDS encoding helix-turn-helix transcriptional regulator: protein MPPTVGSAPRPQRWMHAPPLPPLQALSASLLDLTALAHHTPPQQMLHDALHLLQRLVPFDSAWWGEVSAGSAHAAPRNWLHGSIGLSQRFAQEWNALAAGDEFARMSMERLGEVICENGPDAPGAIPPELEAFCRRHGLCHCMAITVELPGSGMMFFVSVYRPPQGPPFSGLEAELFGEFVAHLLCHWRHALQRLQALPSAHPWDGHALAEPDGNLLYVGLRLGQALHHAHPQWSGPALPAALHAGLCKLPGTMALGKSTRLRFEACGPLVLISLVVRQPGSAQPPSQSPLAPRELGAATLYAHGHSYKDIALALGLSPATVRTYLRSAYGLLGVRNKVELVSALRK from the coding sequence ATGCCCCCCACCGTTGGCAGCGCACCCCGCCCACAGCGTTGGATGCACGCGCCGCCCCTGCCACCCTTGCAAGCCCTCAGCGCCAGCCTGCTGGATTTGACGGCACTGGCCCATCACACCCCGCCGCAGCAGATGCTGCACGACGCGCTGCACCTGTTGCAGCGGCTGGTGCCGTTTGATTCAGCATGGTGGGGCGAAGTGTCTGCAGGCAGTGCACACGCTGCGCCGCGCAACTGGTTGCATGGCAGCATTGGCCTGAGCCAGCGGTTTGCCCAAGAGTGGAACGCGCTGGCGGCGGGCGACGAGTTTGCGCGCATGTCCATGGAGCGCCTGGGTGAGGTCATTTGCGAGAACGGCCCGGATGCGCCCGGCGCCATTCCCCCGGAGCTGGAAGCCTTCTGCCGCCGCCATGGCCTGTGCCACTGCATGGCCATCACGGTGGAACTGCCGGGCAGCGGGATGATGTTCTTCGTCTCTGTCTACCGTCCACCGCAAGGCCCGCCGTTCTCGGGGCTGGAGGCTGAGTTATTTGGCGAGTTTGTTGCCCACCTGCTGTGCCACTGGCGCCATGCGTTGCAGCGCCTGCAGGCGCTGCCATCGGCCCACCCGTGGGATGGCCATGCGCTGGCCGAGCCAGATGGCAATTTGCTTTATGTGGGTTTGCGCCTGGGGCAGGCGCTGCACCATGCCCACCCGCAGTGGTCCGGCCCCGCGCTGCCTGCCGCCTTGCATGCGGGGCTGTGCAAGCTGCCGGGCACCATGGCGTTGGGCAAGAGCACCCGCCTGCGGTTTGAGGCCTGTGGCCCGTTGGTCCTCATCAGCTTGGTGGTGCGCCAGCCGGGCAGTGCGCAGCCACCGTCGCAGTCGCCTTTGGCTCCGCGTGAGCTGGGTGCGGCCACGCTGTATGCGCACGGGCATTCGTACAAAGACATTGCGCTGGCACTGGGCTTGTCACCCGCCACCGTGCGCACCTATCTGCGCAGTGCCTACGGCCTGCTGGGCGTGCGCAACAAGGTCGAGCTGGTGAGCGCACTGCGCAAATAG
- a CDS encoding DUF2971 domain-containing protein, with product MSEQDEAPAKFYKYRSMANAEVIKWVERIVLHNELYFAAAKTFNDPFDLRPIFSLDAPKTTQIKEFERLSRKFEPGLNREQRRTQAKEVVKNSLGRKTIKTTEEGIQREQARLITEDVGVYCVSATCDDILMWSHYGDYHRGICLEFDGHTKLMAHAQKVQYSQKRIPIKTYSDGTEASMTKALLTKSLQWAYEDEWRLINYIKGPGTVEFRPENLTGILLGALVSPDTVMKIKEWVAARSHPLDIYQASLSKTDYALSIKKREI from the coding sequence ATGAGCGAGCAAGACGAAGCCCCAGCTAAGTTCTACAAATACCGATCAATGGCCAATGCCGAGGTCATCAAGTGGGTCGAGCGGATCGTCTTGCACAACGAACTGTACTTCGCTGCGGCAAAGACATTCAATGACCCGTTCGACCTCCGCCCGATCTTCTCGCTTGATGCGCCAAAGACCACGCAGATCAAAGAGTTTGAGCGCCTGTCCAGAAAGTTCGAACCAGGCCTGAATCGCGAACAGCGGCGCACCCAGGCCAAGGAGGTCGTCAAGAATTCGCTGGGCCGGAAGACCATCAAGACAACTGAGGAGGGCATCCAGCGCGAGCAAGCACGCTTGATTACAGAGGATGTCGGTGTGTACTGCGTGTCCGCTACGTGCGATGACATCCTGATGTGGTCGCACTACGGCGACTATCACAGAGGTATCTGCTTGGAGTTTGACGGCCACACCAAGCTGATGGCGCACGCGCAAAAGGTGCAGTATTCGCAGAAGCGCATACCGATCAAGACATACTCAGACGGCACCGAGGCGTCTATGACAAAGGCGCTTCTTACCAAGTCGCTGCAGTGGGCGTACGAGGATGAGTGGCGTCTAATCAACTACATAAAAGGACCTGGGACTGTGGAGTTCAGGCCAGAGAACCTGACGGGCATCTTGCTGGGCGCACTCGTCTCACCGGACACAGTGATGAAGATCAAGGAGTGGGTAGCGGCAAGGTCGCACCCGCTGGATATATACCAAGCCTCACTGAGCAAGACCGACTACGCCTTGAGCATCAAGAAGCGCGAGATTTGA
- a CDS encoding LysR substrate-binding domain-containing protein, with amino-acid sequence MLNYRHLYYFWMVAKEGGFARAADRLEMAVQTISAQVRDLEKSLGHQLLKPSGRGVVLTEAGQAAYVRAEEIFQLGECITDEVREAASSPVVRLSVGLSDGISKLAAHALLEPILAIPNLRLVCHEGEFDELLSELALHQLDVVLAGQAAPRNPNQRLSSERIARTAVQWYGPSSLVKKSARDRFPQSLQDIPVLLPTVHSPLRSTLDAWFHDLGLRPRVVGEFEDSALLAVFAARGLGVFPVSQLGAQDVGLVRGLRLLGDSADIHEEVHAIWSRRGQHHPLVRQLLDAAHAIPSGQHGAK; translated from the coding sequence ATGCTCAACTACCGCCACCTGTACTACTTCTGGATGGTTGCCAAAGAGGGCGGCTTTGCCCGTGCGGCCGACCGGCTGGAAATGGCCGTGCAGACCATCAGTGCCCAGGTGCGTGATCTGGAGAAGTCCCTCGGGCACCAGTTGCTCAAGCCCTCGGGCCGTGGGGTGGTGCTGACCGAGGCAGGGCAGGCAGCCTACGTGCGGGCCGAGGAAATTTTTCAGCTGGGTGAGTGCATCACCGACGAGGTGCGCGAGGCGGCCAGTAGCCCCGTGGTTCGGCTGTCCGTGGGGTTGTCGGACGGCATCTCCAAGCTGGCGGCGCATGCGCTGCTGGAGCCCATTCTCGCCATACCCAACTTGCGGCTGGTGTGCCACGAGGGAGAGTTTGACGAGTTGCTGTCTGAGCTGGCGCTGCACCAGCTCGATGTGGTGCTGGCGGGGCAGGCCGCACCGCGCAACCCCAATCAGCGCCTGTCCAGCGAGCGCATCGCGCGCACTGCTGTGCAGTGGTATGGCCCGTCGTCCTTGGTCAAGAAATCTGCGCGAGACCGGTTCCCGCAATCGCTGCAGGACATCCCGGTGCTTTTGCCCACCGTGCATTCGCCTCTGCGCTCCACGCTTGATGCCTGGTTCCATGACCTGGGCCTGCGGCCCCGCGTGGTGGGGGAGTTTGAAGACAGCGCCTTGCTGGCGGTGTTTGCAGCGCGGGGGCTGGGCGTGTTTCCTGTGAGCCAGCTCGGCGCACAAGACGTTGGCCTGGTGCGGGGCCTGCGCCTGCTGGGCGACAGTGCTGATATCCATGAAGAGGTGCACGCCATATGGTCGCGCCGTGGGCAGCACCACCCCTTGGTGCGCCAACTGTTAGACGCCGCCCATGCAATCCCCAGCGGCCAGCATGGCGCTAAGTAA